GTCGTACGACCGTACGGTCGTAATTTGAACCACATATACCTTTTTAGAAAAATACACTAGAAATAAAACATATGGTAGAATTTCAAATGTATATTGGGAGATAAATATGAAAAAGAAAAATGTAAAACTAACAATAGATCCAAACATACTATTGTTATACAGACAACTAACAAGTAACATGTCACAAGATATAGAAAACTACATGAAACAAAAAATCAAGAATGAATACAACATTCGAAGAACTAGAGAACAAAAAACAACACAAACTAAATTAGAAAAACTAATGAAAGAAAAATTAGACCTAGCATATAAAAAAT
Above is a genomic segment from Methanosphaera sp. WGK6 containing:
- a CDS encoding type II toxin-antitoxin system CcdA family antitoxin gives rise to the protein MKKKNVKLTIDPNILLLYRQLTSNMSQDIENYMKQKIKNEYNIRRTREQKTTQTKLEKLMKEKLDLAYKK